CCATAAGAAATTATAACTCGTTTTCATCGTATACCAACTATCAAGCGTAGAAGGCATGATATAAAACGTCATCAACATAATGAATAGGAAGAGGAGATTCATCAGAAATTCAGTGGGCTACGTCTAGGCCTTGGTATCCACCAAGACTTTATTGGATTAAGCGCTTCCACTATGCCAAAAGCAATTGTTGTTTGTGAGggcgcaactttatttccttatagtaTAGAGTCTTCATGGGGTTGAAATGTTAAGGGTGAtgctggattaataaatccaacaatctcccctaGTGTTAGCCGAGGGATTCGAACACATTTCCTTGCTTtgataccacttattggatcaagcgcttaccactacaCCAAAAGCAATTCTTTGCTAGTGAGGGCAcgactttatttccttatagtaTATAGTCCTCAAGGGCATGTGATGTTAAGCGACAGGGGTGGGGtgttaagcccatcgaatcctaGGGTAACtctggattaataaatccaacaaaCTTTCCACAATATCAGCCAAGTATCAATGACTTCTCCTTCACAAGTATTCTTTAGAATTTCTCATTCACAATTATTTTTCAGGACTTTTCCTCAACAAGTATTCTCAATGATTTCTCCTTAAACAAGTATCATCAATGACTTCTCCTAAATCCAAGAAAGAGTTTTTCTTCTACTTAAATTCTCTTCACAAAGAGGGATGTAGAAAGTTTAAGATCTAATTACTCTTTTTGTATGGGTATAAGATTGAACACTTATGAATACCAAGACCTTTTCAAGGAAAGGTTTAAAGTGTGAGCACTCTGAAGTTGTTGGACGAGAGAGTTCTTAAGACTTTTTAATTcttctcatttttcaatttttttttcaaatttgacttagtaggttcttcttcttcttcagatctGCAATTCTTCCTTTTATAGTTTCCCTCTAGGTTAATAGACATTATATCATATGTGATCTTCCGTTAGTTGACCATCTAAGGTACAAACATTCAACTACTTTGTATTAAATGATTTTGCGCGTTGAAATACTTTGGGTTAGAGATATTTTtcaagaagctgatccaaaAGGTAGGTAGAAGCTTGTGCAGTTGATCTTTCCTCTTTGAGTGAAAGTTGGAGTTGGTAGATAGTTGTTTGATGTGACATGTATGACAACGTTGTATTTTCACTTTGTTCAATGTGTCTTTTAAAGCTCACGTGATGTACTTTAGGTCTTTTAGCTATTTCTTGATGGACTTTGAGCATAAGAGACTTCAACAGACCATTCTCATTTCCTCAAGGGCGCTTTTTGTTGACTGGTCAAAATAATGAACGATATTGTCTTCAGATGAGACTTATGATATATGGACGTTAGTAGAGCAAGTCATATATTTTCTTGAAAGTTTAAGACAATAGAGTCTTATAGAACTTTTTGTATCTCacgaaaatataattaaaaactttGTTATCACTCAAAATATGAGGTTAAAGAATTAGGCATCTAATGTTAGACACTCTTCTAATGCCCCTTGCATGAGTGTCTTAGGCTGTTATGCAGGTCCTCCTCAAGGAGCAAGGTGTCATGGTTTGGGTCAGGCTTGACGCATGACCTATTAGACAATTTTAAGGCCCATTTTGTAATAGAATCCTCGCGCCTCTATAAATGGCAGGTCCCCCCATTCATGATAAAGTAGAGTATCTCTTTTACACATAAATGGTTAGTCAAAACCATAGGTACAGATTTCCTAGGTCTCGACGGGAACAAAGTGGTAGATCGTAGAGTTACCCTTAGATAACCTCCATATGCTTCATGCTTATCCCACTCCAACCCACTTGTTGACACTTGACACCGCTACTAGGTAGTACATTTGTGGTAaggattattaattattatagcCTAGAAGTGTATATAAAAAATTTGAAGGTATAATTAGTAATAATATGATTTAATAATAGAACCTTGGGATGCAAATTTATTAATGTCATAGCCAAGAGATCTCTTTGATATGAAACcaaaactttatttttattttctttctttgttttcttgTATGCTCATAATCAAGAGGCAAAGCTGTGATGCCAACtaaaataaaacacaattgGACACAAAAATCAGGGTGTTAAATTATGTTTAAAATTTTTTATAGACTAAACTAAAGCTAAATTATAGTGTTAGTTGCCTGGCCGAGGCTAGTAATTACTCTCTCCGTttcagaaagtttgtagtttaaggttgtggcacaagGAGTAcgtaagaaaataattattgatagtatataatttgactagactgctcttatttaattttactagtatgatgtgcaactattaaattatacttagatataGAAGAaagtaattaatagagaagagttgtggttggttaatatgaaaggtgataagtgagagaaaatgtattaaatgaggatatatttggaaaaaattagcaaaaagtggattggttttctaaaaaaaacaaacattttgaaatattgaaagatgataaaaaacaacaaactttatGGAACAAAGGGAGTAGTTTCAGGAAATTTAATGTGAGTCTTGATGCCAATGCTAAGCAGTGCTAAAATTGAAGTTAGTGTCGACCTTTACCTACTTCGTGTaatcaatgattttttttttaatatgaaatgaattttaagaaaaaatgggTTTGAACTTTGTTCCGTATtggaacatagagagggaaggtagtacctaaagtatgaggaaggtgatgagaatgcttagagagagaaactctaaccgcttagagatagaaagtataactgaatttcaatgctattattattcaaatgagctaagagtcccttacaattggtattcccctcctatttatagaggtggagttgggcttcaGCGCCCTTAGTCTGTCcgaatgggccagttgggcctcgggaagggaggcccaaggtcatggcgcGTCCCACGCCCAAGGTCCGGTCTCctaggcgagggaccctggggtctcgcccagtccataagtccacaagacaccgagctcgaagcatgagagctaagtgtgtctttaagcaagAAACAAGGCGAGAACCCTAAGGATGCCGACTaaaacttaaaatctagaaGTAAAAAAcgatggccaacatggcctgataAATAAAGCCTTTTGCCGATTAGGAGCTTCTGGCGGCatttgagaagaaaaataacGTCTTCTTTCCCCCTCAAATAAATTTGAAAGGCGACAAGGCGTCTCTGTTGAGAATCCAGGCGGGCGGGAAACGGCCCCTTGGCGAGGAGGATCCTCGCCCTTCCCCAAAAAGGTTGAACTCCGGCGAGCCTTCAGGGACCATTCCAGCCCAACACGGTCTTGTCGACGGCTCACTTTCCCGTCCAATAGTTATCTCGTCGCCTCTTGGTACAAACCTGACGTCTTCCGCCAACGCCCCTCCTCCACATGTTCATACTTCCACCCTCTCCTTAGGGTCTGTGAGTCGGGGATTCCCGTGTTCTCTAACTTTGACATCAGCCCAAATGGCGCGAATGGATGAAGTTGTTAAGCAGCGTGGTTTGGATAATGTCTCGAAGGGGCTGTGGCGGGAGTGCTCCACGCGTTCCACTGCTATAGGCGCTCCGCCCAGGATGCTGACGAATTACGATCCGAAGTGGCGCGCCTCCGCgctctcaattctcaacttgCTGAGGATCGCGAAGTGCTCGCCGCTCAACTGACCGCCAAGGAAAACTCCTTTTCCAAAGAACTAGCCGAGCAGTCCGCTCGTGCTGAAGTTAGCTTAGAGCTCCGTGACAGGAGGATTTCTGAATTGGAGAAAACTCTTGCAGAGCTGCTGCAGGAGGCGCAGCTAGAATCGAGCGCGAAAGCAGACCAAATAGCTTTGACGGAGGCCGACCTTGAAAACCTTCGATCTGACCTGGCGAAGAAAGATGATCTTCTATCCACAGCGAAGACTCAAGCCCGTCTTGACGCGAAGGCCTTAGAAGAAAGATTAAGGTCAGAGGCTGCTGTTGCTGCCGCTTCTGAACGCGACCGAGGCTTCTTCCTTGCCAAATCCCAAGTCGAACATCTTCATCCTCTAATTGATCTCAGCCAGATGGGAGCATTTAAGAGGGTTACACCCACAGGATTGGTCGGGCTCGACGATCCTCCAGGCTTCGTCGCCGAGCATTTCCTGACGGAAGAATACGTAGAGCCAACTCAAAATGTTAGGAGTCCTTATATTATCTTTGTTATCTTTGTACCAAGGGTCtcccttgtttttctttttttttttccgaatgAGGACCCCAAGTTACCCCAAGTTTTTACTGCTTTTGCTATGAGTCTTAATTGTACGCGTCCCGCCGGGAGATAAACAATGCAGGACGTTCCTCTTAGGGAATTTCAAACGTCTGCCCAAGTGCTTCTTCCCCACGTTCCAACGGTTCAGCGTTGACCACCGGCCACGAACGCTCAAGCCTTTATTGCAAGTCGCTCCTTTTCTAAGAAAAAACTCCTCAAGAAACTGCTCCATCAATAACTTCTGGAGACTGAACCGGGCTTATAAATAAGAACCAAAACGCACAATCTTCACATCTCATCTGCTTTCTAAAACATCAAGGAAATGGCATCCTACATTGCCTGTTTGGGAGAGCTCAGGAAGAAAGCTTTTGATGAAGACCTCTTCATCAACGTCAGGCATCCGGAAGATCCCAACGTCTACGACCTGACCAACAAACTGTTGGGAATGTATCTGAGTCCTGAGATGGATGCTATCCTCCGAGATtttctctgcttcgtggaggaaattcaagAGCTCTGCCGGCGGGAGCTGGATCTGCTAGAGGAGAAAGAAACGGTGATAACAACTCTGGAGACGGTGGAAGAAGGTCCTGAGAAGCAGGAGCTGAGCCGGAAACTCTGCAACTTAGAGTACGTGCAATACCGGTTGGAGTTTGAGAGGACAGAGCAGCGCAAAGAATGTAGGAAAATGAGGAGAGACCCCCCCTTTTAAATGTATTAAGTCAAGTATTTgaataaaagttttgtttccCGAATTGTTTTGACGTGCACTATTATGAACATACGAGCAAACAAATAATCGAGTTAGTTAATCGCCCCAATATAAACAGATAAATGAAGGAgtaaatgaataattaaatgagCGAAGGATAGTTAAGCGGGCGGGGCGGGCGGCCCGCTATTTATCTTCGCCTTTTGTTCATCGTCGTTtagcacgtgttttcagtgCTAGCCTCCCAGTTTTGCTTGAGTAATTTTTCGAGAGTGTGCTACGTgtaactaggactttcgctcgaTATTTTACCGAGGCTTTTGTTCGCACCAATATTTttcgtaagagcaggtgcggccccTCCAGCCTCattaggtggggacttacagttgctcggggcccaatggccatatgagtttacccgagacttttgacctagttaaaaatgcttcccgcgtttcgggaagacttgactcgcccatatttcggggaggttctttgaATAAAGAGCTTATTCGCGCACACCGTCAACGGGTGGCGGCGGGAAgctcatccgcacacgtcgcctgcaggggctacggtcagcgccggactttccggagcgatccccagacatcaaggtcgtgttgggatcgccaccttcagtgaatttttcccaccaggctgccgtctcagttcgatagttaggagtattgctaagaatatccttttgtatttgatttgtttaaatttcacatcaagggatgcctcgttaaaaaactcccgtgtcggagaaaaagagtgcatctttattttggtcCTTGCTTTTTGGGTCTCCTTCTCAATCAAAGTATAACTCCCAGCGTCCTGCCTTCCTCGCCCTCTTTGCCTTTCCCGCCGTGGCGAGGGATCTGTCCCCGTTCTTCTTCGTGATTGGCGGGTCGAGCTGACTTCGTTGGTCTTTCGCCCACATCCCTTAGTCGCTCGGCCTCCCTCTTGTTACCCTTTCCTTGTgctcttttctttccttcattCCTGGTTTGGCGATGAGTTTCTCCATTTCCTGTCTTCCGAGGGGGCCGAGCAAATGCAGGCGGCTCCCCACAAACAGTTCCTCTTTTCCCTCAATTGAAGAGGTCAACGTTATCTTTTACGAGTTCACTCAAGCGTTGTTCTTGGTCCTTGGTGAGTTTGGGCTCGATTGCCAGTATCCCTCTACTGGTAGCGTTCATGTCCTAGTCCTCGTTATACCACTCATTATCTTTTTGAGCGTAGAGCTTGCCTTCTCTTATCCTACAAGATTCTTCTCCCTGATTCCTCCTCTTCCTTTCGTCGCTGTCACTCTGTGCTCCCAAACGTTCTTGTTCGCCTTCACCGCCTTCTGACGTCCAAATCTCGTGGCACCTGTGCCCGTCGCCAGCTCCTTTTCTGCCAGACATGTTGAGGCAATGGCTATGGCACTTCCTCGCCTCCTTTTGGTCTACTGCTAGTTTCCCTATCCTCCTGCAAAGTAGGGGATATTTTACCGCAAGGTGGGCCGTAGATATCACTGCATGGAGGCGATTTAAGGTACCTCGCCCTATGATGACGTTATAAGCTGCCGCGACTTATAGGACCAGATATTTTATCCTCAAGAGCTCGGCGTCCTCGCCCACTCCGAAAACTGTATCCAACTCTACGTAGCCACGTACCTGAACTTGTTTCCCGGAGAAACCTACCAAACTTCCCGCGTATGGATTTAAAACCTTTTCCGTCAGCCCCATCTGTCTGAATGCGTCCTCATAGATTATATCCGCCGAGCTGCCCTGGTCTAAAAGCACCCTCTGTACATTGAAACCTTTtattcttaccattaccactACCGGATCGTCCGTATGGGCCTTGATTCCCTCGAAATCCGCGGTCGATATCACTATGTCTGGATGTGGGCACCCAAATGGTTCTAGATACACCTCCACCGATGCTGTCGCCCCCACTGTCTCCCGGCCCTCCGCCGATACGTCGTTGCAAACTTCGAAACCTCCAACGATTGTGCTCGTTGCTTCAACCGTTCCTCCGCCCTCCCCTTCGCCTCTTGCGGCCTTTTCGCCCTGAACAGCTGCCTGATTCGACCCTTCAGCATGAAACAGTCGATGGTGTTATGACCTTCTAggttgtggtactcacaccacctcGGCGGATTCCTCGCCTCGCTTCCGGGGTCCTTTCTGCGCTCGTCGACTCTGTTCATGTTCTCAATTTCCGCCTCGAGAAGTAACTTTGCTAACTCCTTGTTTGAGCATCCTTGCGACCTCATTCGCTGGCTTACCTTCGCTTCTCGACGAGGGCACCAGTGCTTTCTATCCCTCGTTTTCGGGCGGAGTAGCTGTCCTTTATTCTTTCTTATGAACCGGCCAGCTTCCCCAAACCTCTGCTCGCGActtgcttccttgtcttgtaTCACCTCCCTTGTCAGCGACACCTTTGCCGCTCGCTTGCCCTTCCTCTCGTGCACTTCAATTTCTTATTTTAAGATGTAGTCCTGCGCTCGGGCGCAGACTTCCACCATTGAGCATGTCAGCTCCCCACTCAGCTCGCAATAAAATTCTCCCCGGGCCAAACCGCCTTTGAAAGCGCACACGCACACGCGTGGCTGCAATTCCTCGAACCTCGCGGATATGGCACTGTATCGTTTCACATATTGTTTCAAGGTTTCACGTTCCTCCTGCCGAATATCAAACAGATCCTCGACCGTCCTTGCAGAGAAATGGtcaaggaattttgatgagaaatcaCGGAACTTAGCTATGGATCTTGAAGGCAGATTCGTGAACAATTCCTTTGTCGCGCCTCGAAACGTTGATGGAAGCATCCTGCATTTCACAGCGTCGGAAACCGCATACTTCGTCATCCTCGCATCAAAACGAGACAGATGATCCTTTGGACTGGTTTGTCCGTCGTACGCCTCCAACACGAGGTTCGCCATGCCGCTCGGTACAGTCACCTCTCGTACTGCCGCCGAGAAAGGCTTGGTTCCGGCCGTAGCCGCAGCCTCCTCCTCAACTGCTCTTGTAAACACTCATTTTGCATCTTCAAGTCGCCACTTAACGCTCGACGTGCTTCTGCACGACGATGTCTATCCAACCTCGCGGTGCGCGGGGAAAAAATGTAACTTCACTCTGGTTCCTTGCCACGTCGTCGGCGAGATGGGTCCATCAGGTTCTGTTAACGAACCGAGAATTcaaccacaagcctctgaatCGCACCAATTTTCACAGAAACTTGAACTTCTCGAAATCAAATTGCGAATCGCGCGGGAACCAAATCACGATCCATCAAGAAAATCTGGAGAGAAATCGCACAGAGAAACGAGCTTCACTCAAccgaatcacgatccacgtagtccgggaatcgaaatctaccgttccccacagacagCGCCAAATGTTTCGTGTtggaacatagagagggaaggtagtacccaaagtatgaggaaggtgatgagaatgcttagagagagaaactctaaccgcttagagagagaaaatataactgaatttcaatgctattattattcaaatgagctaagagtcccttacaattggtattcccctcctatttatagaggtggagttgggcttcgGCGCCCTTAGTCTGTCCgaatgggccaattgggcctcgggaagggaggcccaaggtcatggcgtGTCCCACGCCCAAGGTcgggtctcctgggcgagggaccttgGGGTCTCACCCAGTCCAAACTTTGAATATACTCcatccgttccagaaagtttgtagtttttaGTTGTCTTATTAATTTTCTGatgcaccaaaaaaaaagtttgtagtttaaggttgtggcacaaagaataagaaaacaattattgatagcATAATTTGAatagattgcccttatttaattttactagtatgatgtgcaactattaaattatacttagatagagaagaatgtaattaatagagaagagttgtggttggttaatatgaaaggtgataagtgagagaaaatgtattaaatgagggtagaggtggaaaaaattagcaaaaaatgcattggttttctaaataaaaaatattttgggatattgaaaaatggtgcaaaacaacaaactttatggaacgaagggagtatcAAATTAGTGAAATGTGGAGAACTAGGGAAAAAATGagatatttattttctatttatttattgatcCATCAATGCATGCATGCTCTTATGCGAATTAATTAAGGTAGACAGACTATACTTTTTGCTTAATTTTGTCGGTGTCCATTTATAAATGGTAACACAACCAATCCCTAGTTACAAGGATACATGAAAAGAGTGAAGAGGAAACTTCATATGAATTTGAACCTTAATCTTCGAATGTTGATGTTAATCATAGTTTAGTAGGCTTGTGTAGTGTGTTGGAAGGGACCTATACCCACATGGATTTAAATTAACAACTAAACATCACATTTGTGTAATCTGGATTCGCGATGCCACACGCTCAATTATGACCGGTTTTCGAGGGTTTGGAGAGTACTTGTCTTCCATCTTTAATCTCCACACACACACAATTTTTAAATCAGAGAATTGGATCTTTGAACAAAACAAAGAATATATTCAAACAATTGATGCATGAGAGCCGTGGTCCTTTGATGAGCTTTGCTTTTTCCAGGGTTTCTATGACTTGCACTAATGAGTTGATGATAGCTCACACCTTCCATATAATGCCTCTTTCTTTTTGACCTACATTATTAAAATCAGTCATGATATGGAAAGAACAAGTGAGATGAGGGCATGAGGCTACATTTTGGAGATATGAAATTGGGTCCTACTGCTGTATATTGTTCAATGTTCTGATtcttttaatttgaaatatcaCTACTTCCTAAagatttaagtttttttattattttgtaaaagCAATGTTCTACTCTAGATATATCTTATCAATGGATTTCTCTCCTCTAAAATGAGAGAGTCTCTCATATTAAAGGAGTCGAACGAGTAATATTATTTCATGTAATTAATTAACCATATGttgataaaaacaaaatcatataTGGAAACTTTCTTTGTGTTTATACTAAAATTACAAAATAAGCGAAGTTTGGGGAAAGCTTCATGATGTGTTTCAAAGAGAAGGTTTAATTGCATAGTTTGAACATTAACCGGCCAATGTTTAGTTTGAATGTAGGCTTTGGTAATTAGTTCAAGCCAAAAAGTCATGATCAATTTATCACTAGATAATTCGCTGTTCTTGATATTTCATGAGCTTAAGTCGAGAATCTTGTGTTTATTTTGAACAGTACTACAAGACAAAAAAAACACTATGGTCATAATCCATATTGAACACTAAAAGACAAAATATAGTGTTTTAGTCCTTTTAAACACATCGAATAACATAGTTTGTGTATCATTGAGTCAAATAAATTAAAGATCCTAAATTATTTTAGGACCTTTATCTAAGTCCCTCAGATTGATGTTTTAGGTACATTAATTTATTTAAcacttaaatatatttttttaatttttttacacatCAAATTTATGAGCCTTTAAAAGATCAATAAAAAATCACATAGCCCTTTTTTATGTGTAGATGCTTAAATATAGGAAGAGAagatagaaaagtaaaaagatGGGATATATAATGTGATTTGAGAggaaaaaagataaataaataaattaatcaaaaatGGTGTATCCAAAGTTTTGTTagtgattaaaaataaaaaatgcacgTATCATTACTCTTTAAAAATTGAAATGTAAGGTAGATGGTTTGTCGTGCCGCTTCCCCCACTTGAAAACCCAACAAGAAAAGCAAATATTGGGGGATCTTAACTTTAGAAAGATTTGAGAACTTATAGGCATGGAGCATAATAACAAAAGTGCAACCAGctacataaaaaattgaagcaTTAATATCTAGAGCTCATAATATTCTTGTTTACTTTCAAAAGATTTGATTCGACATGCAAAATGAAGTATTTTAACCTTTAAATTACACCACCATTCGCATACAATCCTATCATAACTAAGTTGCTTCAATGTTTGTTTTTTCAGTCATGTTAAACCCCGTTATTATATTTTCCCAGACACAGTACATACAGGCTCCTctgcaatcacttttgtagtttTTTAAAATGTAGCTGACACGTATCCCTTGGGATAATGCAGATATTTTTAACTAGTTAATGCTATTTTAGGGTAATATCAAAATCGACTGTTAACAAATCAATTAAGATATGAATCTCTCACTATGGATAATGGAACAATTAGCGGAGTAGATGATTGGTTTGGCTAGACAGGAATTGTATACTTGACAGGAAGTGTATACTCATAATGGAGGATATTGTGTAATCCCTTAAATGTGCtgatcatttttttatttttatttttcttaacaaaTGTATCTCCCTCGCCAATTGATCTTTCGCTTCACAATTAGGAAGTGGACCTAACCATGGACTGGTGAATTACTGGATTATTATGTCATTGCACTTGCTTAAGTTTTTTCTTATAAGTTATCTAATTATATACTTCCATGTTTTTTTTCAATTCATTGTTTCTTTTAGGGCATGTTTGGTTAAGACATGATTGCATTA
This portion of the Lotus japonicus ecotype B-129 chromosome 3, LjGifu_v1.2 genome encodes:
- the LOC130744809 gene encoding uncharacterized protein LOC130744809, whose protein sequence is MGLNFVPYWNIEREGAVAGVLHAFHCYRRSAQDADELRSEVARLRALNSQLAEDREVLAAQLTAKENSFSKELAEQSARAEVSLELRDRRISELEKTLAELLQEAQLESSAKADQIALTEADLENLRSDLAKKDDLLSTAKTQARLDAKALEERLRSEAAVAAASERDRGFFLAKSQVEHLHPLIDLSQMGAFKRVTPTGLVGLDDPPGFVAEHFLTEEYVEPTQNEMASYIACLGELRKKAFDEDLFINVRHPEDPNVYDLTNKLLGMYLSPEMDAILRDFLCFVEEIQELCRRELDLLEEKETVITTLETVEEGPEKQELSRKLCNLEYVQYRLEFERTEQRKEYNIKMRMVVKIVVMGGGSCSGGGDGGWGCGGATEVAVVMLSGGGSEGSGNSGGREDGGRGGVGSSSGDNDGGGGWLQQADNGG